The genomic stretch AAAAGGATTACATAACCAGGATACAAAAAACCAGTAACTTTATTCCATAAaggttacagaaaaaaataacagtaataacATTACTGATACACTCAGGTAAGGGGGGGATTAGTAACATGATtgcaattttaaaataaagaatgatatactGGTCTGTAACcatgaacatgcacacacatcatgACAACACTTCTCCagtctcacacaacatcactgTGGTCTGAAGTGAAGCCAAATACACAAGTGTGtatttttacagaaaacacactcGTTATGAAGATTAAATATAAAAGTcatcttattgatatttcttttcttcagtctttatatgtatatgtttggtactgaggtaatccaaaagtaaatcaagtaatcaagttacattactttaatattgtgatacttacATTACTGATTACATTGTTTAACAGGTAATCagtaactgtatcagaatacatGTTTAAAGTAACCCTCATAACCCTGCTGTCAAATGACATGAATGTGACCTCATTGACTCACATGTGGTTTCATGCTGTAACTCTTGTTCTTCTACTTTGATCGTCCGTTCTTCTTCACAGATACTTGTGATGAATCTCTCCAGAGGACAGACCCTTACATGTCATCGGTCAGAGTATCAGACAGGGACTGAATGCTGTCCTATGTGTCCTGTTGGTAAGATTCAATTGAATATTGAAGAGATGTTTCACTTTGGTGGTTACATATGGAGTCTTTTGTTATACTGTCAGGTGCCAACAATGCTTACGTGAATGAACCACTTGTGTGCAGCTGTTCCCAAGTGAAATGTATCAGTGACGGGCCAGCATCTCACTGGAGTTTTATTCCAACAGTACAAGAACAAGCTgaatttcatatattttttaaagatttttagAAATTAGAATGACACTGTAGTGACTTTGTCTTGCTTAAAACATGCACTTTACTCTCAAGATTATATCTTGACGTGACATTATATgtcatgaaaataaactgttgtttttcttttcaacaggCAACCGAGTTAAAACAGACTGCACTGAGTACAGAAGTACTTCCTGTCTGCCCTGCACTGAGGGGACCTACATGAATCAGCCGACAGgattaaaacagtgttttctctgtacAAACTGTGGTGCAGGTAGATTCCTATTAATATTTCCTAACTGTTAGTAGAAAATGACCAAGCCTAGATTTAAGGCAGTAATTGAGTCTATTCTCgttctgagaaatgaaggcAATTCCATGTGAGACATTGCCAAGAAACTGAAGATCTCATACCTCAACATATAGACAGCTCGAATGCCAAACGTCTGCACGACTGTAATTGCTGAAAATTGAGGATTCtttgatgaaaacaaagtttaaaggacaacattaatataaaaataatttctaaCCTTGAGATTTCCTGACTTTACTCATTTGATGGATTAAAGTGTGAGTTTTCAGGAACTCCAAACTCCAATGGTAAAAAGTCAACCTCCACCTGTCCTTTTTCCTGCCACAATTAAATCCAAATTCTACTGGGTGGTATGTATGTGTCCATACCAGACAAGTTATTTATGCATATAGCAGATACAAGTGACCGAAATGGGTTCCTATATAGGGTGGCAGAGCTCAGCCTTACAGATAGTGGGTGGAGCTTGGACTTCCAGAGGGAGCTCAGTGTAAAGATGCTGCTACTTTGCCTTGAAAGGAGCCAGTTAGGGGGTTCTGGCAGCTGATCTGGATGCTCCTGGGCGCCTCTCTTTAGAGGTTTTCCGGGCACGACCAACTGAGAGGATACCCTGAACTGACTGGAGgattacatttttcatctgGCCTTTGGCTCCACCTTGGGATCCCCAGCAGGAGCTGGAAAGCGTTGCTGGAGAGAGGGACGTCTCTGCCACTACAACCCGGCCCCAGACAAGGGAAAGAAAATGAGGCTGTATTCTGGCAACTACAAGCGTGCACTTCTGGTGTCATTGAGTCGACtttgaatgttgtttttacaaaccaCAATTGACAAATTCCACTTTAAGTACAGACACATGTGTCTCCCTAGTATATTCAACAGAATAGAAAAGCTCTCTGTTGTGGCCATTTGTCAAATAAtctaaatcaaactttaaatcaaacttcaaaataaaaatcaaagagcCACTGCTGCACCATGGGGAATGTAATGTACGCAGGCAAAAGAAGTTCAATGTCCATTCAATGTTCTTTTGGTTTTCATTAATCACTGTCCAAgaaacaagcaagcaaacaaagaGCAAAGGGATCCTGCATGCCCCTCTTGCTCTAGTAAAAAAAACCATAGGCAGACACAGTTGCATCATGGTCCTACACCTATCCTTCTGCCTGTATAATCTCATATAGTGTTACC from Pagrus major chromosome 7, Pma_NU_1.0 encodes the following:
- the LOC141000148 gene encoding tumor necrosis factor receptor superfamily member 14-like isoform X1, translating into MKRKPALFPSLLLILVMNLSRGQTLTCHRSEYQTGTECCPMCPVGNRVKTDCTEYRSTSCLPCTEGTYMNQPTGLKQCFLCTNCGAGSGVKIKTSCTPSSDTVCEPLEGFFCLDPAENGCMAAQKHTGCKPGQYIRHNVQ